Sequence from the Magnetovibrio sp. genome:
CGAGCGCGTCATCGCGCGTGGTGAAGATCTGCCACCGTTCGAGGTGCAATGTCCGTTTCTGTCGCTGCCGGGATTATTGTCGCCGGAGGCCGACCTCATCCCCGCCGAGGTTCCTTATTTGGGCGTGGCTGATGACGAGGCGGCGGCGTGGCGTACGCGCCTGCATGATTCCACGGGCCTCAAGGTCGGGCTGGTGTGGGCCGGAAGTCCGCATCACACCAACGACCGTGAACGCTCGATCGCGTTGCAGACCTTGTCGCCTTTGTCTGACGTAAAGGGCTGCACTTTCGTTAATTTACAGATCGGGCCGAGCGCCGAGCAATTGCAACAGGCAAGCTGGCCGATCATCGATTTGACCTACGACATCAAAGATTACGCCGACACGGCGGCATTGGTGTCGCAGTTGGATTTGGTGATCACCGTCGATACCTCGGTCGCGCACGTCGCAGGCGCCTTGGCGAAACCTGTGTGGGTGCTGTTACCCCACGCGCCGGATTGGCGTTGGCAGATCGAACGCACGGACAGCCCGTGGTATCCGACGATGACGCTTTACCGCCAGCCGAAACGGCGCGATTGGATCAGCGTACTGGAACGGGTCGAGCGCGATCTGCGTCAATGGGCAGAGCGAACTTGATGCATTATCGAGGGAAGCGCGTGGTTAACGCGATTTGCGAAACTGGTTGGCGCGGGTGACGCGCAGCGCGGCGATACCGTGTTGATCCAGTAAGCTTTGCCAGGTGACGAACTCTTCCACCGAAAGGGCATAGCGCCGACAAGCGTCTTCCAAGGAAATTAAGCCCGATCGCACGGCATTGACCACGGTTGCCTTGCGCGCGGTAACCCATCTCTTGGTGTCCGCCGGGGGCAGATCGTCCAAGGTCAGATCGCTGGTATCGTTGGGGGCGCCTGGGGCGAAGTGTGTGTTGTCGGTCATTACTCTTGCAGTCTTTGTCTCTTGCCCCTTAGTGATAGCAAGGCGATCTTAAAGAATGCCTAATTGGGGCGGCAAAAGGACAAAACAAAAGAGGCCCCAAAGGGCCTCTTTCGCTGTGCGTGCTTGAAAACGGGGCTTTCTGCCCCGCCAGAGAGCAAACTGAAAATTACTTGGTGCGCATCAGCTCTTCGAGCATCTGGTCGGCGGTGGTGATGATCTTGGTCGAGGCCGAATAAGCGCGCTGCACGACGATCATGTTGGTGAATTCGGCGCCGATATCGACGGTCGAGGCTTCCAGCGCCGACTGCACCACCTGTCCGGCAGGGCCGCTGTCGGCGACGCGAAGCGTATAATCGCCAGATGCCTGAGTGGCAGACCACACGTTACCGGATTTGTTTTCCAACTGGTTGGGGTTGACGAAGGTGGCCATGGGGATCTGGAAAATTTTGCGCGTTTCACCGTTGTCGAACAGCGCGGTGACCAAGCCGTCCTGGCCGATGGTCACACCCGCGAAGGTACCGAATTTGGAGCCGTTCTGGGTGATGAAGTCGGGCACGAACTGTGCGCCGAACTGGACCATGCCGTTGGACTCACCCACGGTGCCGAAGTCAAGCGTCACGCGGCTGCCTTCACCGGCAGCATTGCTCATGTTCTGCGCGCCGTTGGCATAACCGAGGATTTCCAAGGAAACGGCGTTGAATGCGGACGGCACGCCACCGGCATCGAAAATCATGCCCTTGGTGGTGGAAACGGACGTTGTCGTGCCGTGTGCGGTGCCGTCGCCATCGGTCAATGTGATGCCCAGCGCCGTGGTGTCCACGGTGTTGGTGACGTTGTTCACGGTTTCGAGATAGAGGGTATCGACCGTAGCACCGCCCACGGCCAAGGTCCGTACGCGATTGCCGGTAACGGCAAGGGTCGTGTCCTGCCCTTCGATCGCGGCTTCCAAGTCAGCGAGCATGCTCGCCACGGTGCCACCAGCCGTTGAAACGATGGTATTGGCGCCGGTTGCGTCCGCAGCTTCACCCGATTGGAACGTGTAGGTCGTGCCGCGAATAACGATGGAGGTGCCGTTCGCGGGGACGGAGGGGAACTTGAACAAGGTGAAGTCGCTATAGGTGTTGTCTTGCTGCTGGACCGTGAAGCTGCTGGTCTGCTTGGTCACCGCGGCGCCGGTGGAACTGAGCAGGGAGGCCGGGTTCACAGTGATGTTGCCCACGCCGTTTTCGCGGAACTCAACCGCAGTGGTAACGCCGTCTTTAACCTTGATGCGGCTGCTCAGTGCGGCGGTCGGCACGGCGAAGGTCGGGTCGTTGGCTTCGACGCGAGCGACCAAATCGGCCACCACTTGGGTCAAGGTGCGACCGGCAGCGGTGGAGATGTTGACGCCGGCCGTGGCGCCGGTGGTGAAGGTGTAGGTCGTGCTGTTGATGGTCAGCGTGCTGGTCGCCGACGGAATGGCGGTGAATTCCAACAAACCGTTGCTCTCGTAAACCAAAGGTGTGCTTGCGCCGTCGTACAGCGTTGCGACGCTGGTGCCCGGCGGCGGGGCGATGGATACGTCCCACTGGTTGGGTACGGTGCTTTTGGTATAGACAACCGACATGTTGTTGGCGGTACCGAGCGAGTCGAAGAATTCAACGTCGGTTTTATGTGTGTCACCCGCTTCGCTGTCGGTGCCCGACGCCGGCAAGTTCGCGCCGATGGCAACGTTTGAGGTCGCCGCTGCCGTGCCGCCAACGCGGTTGAGGTTGATGCTTTCCACGTAGTCGGTGGAGATGATGTT
This genomic interval carries:
- a CDS encoding DUF1153 domain-containing protein codes for the protein MTDNTHFAPGAPNDTSDLTLDDLPPADTKRWVTARKATVVNAVRSGLISLEDACRRYALSVEEFVTWQSLLDQHGIAALRVTRANQFRKSR
- a CDS encoding flagellar hook-basal body complex protein — protein: MSLYGALFSGVSGLTAQSSAMGAISDNITNVSTIGYKGTTVNFQTLVTKQTSSTFYSAGGVQSKPRQQTDVQGLLQASTSQTDIAVSGGGFFVVNQASNPGVSDPYLFTRAGSFIQDDEGYLKNVQGYYLQGWPTDAAGVVKPANSSLTITNQNIISTDYVESINLNRVGGTAAATSNVAIGANLPASGTDSEAGDTHKTDVEFFDSLGTANNMSVVYTKSTVPNQWDVSIAPPPGTSVATLYDGASTPLVYESNGLLEFTAIPSATSTLTINSTTYTFTTGATAGVNISTAAGRTLTQVVADLVARVEANDPTFAVPTAALSSRIKVKDGVTTAVEFRENGVGNITVNPASLLSSTGAAVTKQTSSFTVQQQDNTYSDFTLFKFPSVPANGTSIVIRGTTYTFQSGEAADATGANTIVSTAGGTVASMLADLEAAIEGQDTTLAVTGNRVRTLAVGGATVDTLYLETVNNVTNTVDTTALGITLTDGDGTAHGTTTSVSTTKGMIFDAGGVPSAFNAVSLEILGYANGAQNMSNAAGEGSRVTLDFGTVGESNGMVQFGAQFVPDFITQNGSKFGTFAGVTIGQDGLVTALFDNGETRKIFQIPMATFVNPNQLENKSGNVWSATQASGDYTLRVADSGPAGQVVQSALEASTVDIGAEFTNMIVVQRAYSASTKIITTADQMLEELMRTK